GCCATCCTGATGGCCAAGGTCCAGGACGAGGCCGGGCACGGCCTGTACCTCTACAGCGCCGCCGAGACCCTCGGCACCGGCCGTGACGAGCTGCTCGACAAGCTCCACTCCGGCCGCCAGAAGTACTCCTCGATCTTCAACTACCCGACCCTGACCTGGGCGGACGTCGGCGCGATCGGCTGGCTCGTGGACGGCGCCGCGATCACCAACCAGGTCCCCCTGTGCCGCTGCTCCTACGGCCCCTACGCGCGCGCGATGGTCCGCATCTGCAAGGAGGAGTCCTTCCACCAGCGCCAGGGCTACGAACTGCTGCTGGCCCTCAGCAAGGGCACCCCCGAGCAGCACGCGATGGCGCAGGACGCGGTGGACCGCTGGTGGTGGCCGTCGCTGATGATGTTCGGCCCGCCCGACGACGAGTCGGCGCACTCCGCGCAGTCGATGGCCTGGAAGATCAAGCGGCACTCCAACGACGAGCTGCGCCAGCGCTTCGTCGACATCTGCGTCCCGCAGGCGGAGTCCCTCGGCCTGACCCTCCCCGACCCGGACCTGAAGTGGAACGAGGAACGGGGACAGCACGACTTCGGCCCGATCGACTGGACCGAGTTCAAGAACGTCCTCAAGGGCAACGGCCCCTGCAACGAACAACGGATCACCCAGCGCAGGCGGGCCCACGAAGAGGGCGCCTGGGTGCGGGAGGCGGCGGCGGCCTACGCCGCCAAGCACGGCAACGGGACGGGAGAGCAGCAGGCATGACGAACACCGACTGGCCCCTGTGGGAGGTCTTCGTGCGCTCGCGCCGCGGCCTCTCGCACACCCACGCCGGCAGCCTGCACGCCCCGGACGCGGAACTCGCCCTGCGCAACGCCCGCGACCTGTACACCCGGCGCGGCGAGGGCGTCTCGATCTGGGTCGTCCCGTCGACCGCGATCACCGCGTCCTCCCCGGACGAGAAGGACCCCTTCTTCGAACCGGCCGCCGACAAGCCGTACCGCCATCCCACGTTCTACGAGATCCCGGACGGGGTGAAGCACCTGTGACCGCCGATGTGACCCTCGACGCGACCACCCGCACCGCCGCCCTGGCCCTCGGTGACGACGCGCTGATCCTCTCCCACCGCCTCGGCGAATGGGCCGGTCACGCGCCCGTGCTGGAGGAGGAGGTCGCCCTCGCCAACATCGCCCTGGACCTGCTCGGCCAGGCCCGCGTGCTGCTGTCGATGGTGGGCGACGAGGACGAACTGGCGTATCTGCGCGAGGAGCGCGCCTTCCGCAACCTCCAGCTGGTGGAGCAGCCGAACGGCGACTTCGCCCACACCATCGCCCGCCAGCTGTACTTCTCCACCTACCAGCACCTGATGTACGCCGAACTGGCCGCCGGAGAGGGCCCGTTCGCACCGCTCGCCGCGAAGGCCGTCAAGGAGGTCGCCTACCACCGCGACCACGCCGAGCAGTGGACGCTGCGGCTCGGCGACGGCACCGACGAGAGCCGGGAGCGGATGCTGCGGGCGTGCGACGCGCTGTGGCGGTTCACCGGCGAGATGTTCCAGCCTCTGGAGGGCCTCGACATCGACGGGACGGCCCTGGACGCGGCGTGGCTCGCCGCCGTGACGGCCGTCCTCGGCCGCGCCGGCCTGCCGGTCCCCGACGGACCGCGCACGGGCGCGTGGACGGCCGGTGCGGGCCGGCAGGGCCTGCACACCGAGTCCTTCGGACGGATGCTCGCCGAGATGCAGCATCTGCACCGCAGCCACCCGGGGGCGTCATGGTGACCGCGACCCCGCTGGAGGCGGAACTCCTGGAGATCGCCGGCGCTGTCCCCGACCCCGAACTGCCGGTGCTCACCCTCCAGGAGCTCGGCGTCGTCCGCGCGGTGCACGCTCACGACACCGACTCCGTCGAGGTCGAACTGACCCCGACCTACACCGGCTGCCCGGCCATCGAGGCGATGTCCCTCGACATAGAGCGGGCCCTGCGGGCCCACGGCGTCCAGGACGTCACCGTGCGCACGGTGCTCGCGCCCGCCTGGTCGACGGACGACATCACCCCCGAAGGCCGCCGCAAACTGGAGGAGTTCGGCATAGCTCCCCCGCGCGTACAGCGGACCGCGGGACCGGTCCCCCTGCCCCTTGGCGCCACCCGCACCCTCACCGCGCCGCCCGTCCACTGCCCGCACTGCGGCTGTGCCGACACCGAACTGCTCAGCCGCTTCTCCTCCACCGCGTGCAAGGCGCTGCGCCGCTGCCTCGCCTGCCGTGAACCGTTCGACCACTTCAAGGAGTTGTGATGGCCCGCTTCCACGCGCTCCCGGTGGCGGCGGTCGACCGGCTCACCGACGACTCCGTGGCCCTCACCTTCACCGTGCCGCCGGAACTCGCCGAGGAGTACCGCCACGCCGCGGGCCAGCACCTCGCCCTGCGGCGCCGGGCCGACGGCACGGAGATCCGCCGCACGTACTCGATCTGCTCCCCGGCCCCGGGCGACGAGGCTCCCCGTCAACTCCGGGTCGGTGTACGGCTGGTGGAGGGCGGCGCGTTCTCGACGTACGCGCTCAAGGAGATCAACGTCGGCGACGAGGTGGAGGTGATGACCCCGGCGGGCCGCTTCACGCTCGCCCCCGCGCCCGGTCTGTACGCCGCGATCGTCGGCGGCAGCGGCATCACGCCGGTGCTGTCGATCGTCTCGACGCTGCTCGCGCGTGAGCCGAAGGCCCGGTTCTGCCTGATCCGCAGCGACCGTACGGCGGCCTCGACGATGTTCCTGGACGAGGTCGCCGACCTGAAGGACCGCTACCCCGAGCGGTTCCAGCTGGTGACGGTGCTGTCCCGGGAGGAGCAGCAGGCCGGCCTGCCGTCCGGGCGGCTCGACCGGGAGCGGCTGACCGGACTGCTGCCCGCGCTGCTGCCGGTGGCCGACGTGGCGGGCTGGTTCCTGTGCGGGCCGTTCGGTCTGGTGCAGGGCGCGGAGCGGGCCCTGAAGGACCTCGGTGTCCCGCGCGCCCGCATCCACGAGGAGATCTTCCACGTCGACGCGGGCACCCCCACCGCGCCGACGGCTCCCACGCCCGCGCACAGCACGGTCACCGCCCGCCTCGACGGCCGCGGCGGCACCTGGCCCGTCCAGGACGGCGAGTCCCTCCTGGAGACGGTCCTGCGCAACCGCCCCGACGCCCCCTACGCCTGCAAGGGCGGGGTGTGCGGCACCTGCCGGGCCTTCCTCGTCGCCGGCGAGGTCCGCATGGACCGCAACTTCGCGCTGGAGCCGGAGGAGACGGAGGCCGGCTATGTGCTGGCCTGCCAGTCGCATCCGGCGACGGAGAAGGTGGAGCTGGACTTCGACCGGTAGCCGTCAGGCGGGCGGTGCCGCGCCGTTCCCTTCTTCTAGAACCTGTTCTATCTTGACGGACCGTCAGATCGGTGCCGCGGGATCAGCCGCGGCACCGACCGGCCGACCGTCGGGAGGACAGCAACCGTGGACTTCACCTTCACCGAGGAGCAGCAGGCGGCGGCCGAGGCGGCACGCGGGGTGTTCGCCGGGGTCGCACCGGACGCGGTCCCCAGCCCCGCGCTGGCCGTGGGCGCCGTCGCCGACACTTTCGACCGCGCCCTGTGGAAGAAGCTCGCGGACGCGGACCTGCTCAGCCTGCTGACGGCCACCGAGCACGGCGGGGCGGGCCTGGACGCCGTCGCCCTGTGCCTGGTGCTGAGCGAGTCGGCGAAGGTGCTGGCCCGGGTGCCGCTCCTGGAGAGCAGCGCCGCCCTGGCCGCCGTACAGGCTTATGGCACCGAGGAGTTGAAGTCCGCCCTGCTGGAGCGGGCGGGCCGCGGTGAGGTGGTCCTCACGGTCGCCGCGAGCGGCCGCACCGGCCACGACCCGGCCGAACTCGCCGTGACCGCACGCCAGAAGGGCGCCGAGTGGATCCTGGACGGAC
This DNA window, taken from Streptomyces sp. NBC_00663, encodes the following:
- the paaA gene encoding 1,2-phenylacetyl-CoA epoxidase subunit PaaA — protein: MATAAQAYDRPDAAGQDGYERAFDAAVAADERIEPRDWMPDAYRATLVRQIAQHAHSEIIGMQPEANWITRAPSLRRKAILMAKVQDEAGHGLYLYSAAETLGTGRDELLDKLHSGRQKYSSIFNYPTLTWADVGAIGWLVDGAAITNQVPLCRCSYGPYARAMVRICKEESFHQRQGYELLLALSKGTPEQHAMAQDAVDRWWWPSLMMFGPPDDESAHSAQSMAWKIKRHSNDELRQRFVDICVPQAESLGLTLPDPDLKWNEERGQHDFGPIDWTEFKNVLKGNGPCNEQRITQRRRAHEEGAWVREAAAAYAAKHGNGTGEQQA
- the paaB gene encoding 1,2-phenylacetyl-CoA epoxidase subunit PaaB, coding for MTNTDWPLWEVFVRSRRGLSHTHAGSLHAPDAELALRNARDLYTRRGEGVSIWVVPSTAITASSPDEKDPFFEPAADKPYRHPTFYEIPDGVKHL
- the paaC gene encoding 1,2-phenylacetyl-CoA epoxidase subunit PaaC; translated protein: MTADVTLDATTRTAALALGDDALILSHRLGEWAGHAPVLEEEVALANIALDLLGQARVLLSMVGDEDELAYLREERAFRNLQLVEQPNGDFAHTIARQLYFSTYQHLMYAELAAGEGPFAPLAAKAVKEVAYHRDHAEQWTLRLGDGTDESRERMLRACDALWRFTGEMFQPLEGLDIDGTALDAAWLAAVTAVLGRAGLPVPDGPRTGAWTAGAGRQGLHTESFGRMLAEMQHLHRSHPGASW
- the paaD gene encoding 1,2-phenylacetyl-CoA epoxidase subunit PaaD; this encodes MVTATPLEAELLEIAGAVPDPELPVLTLQELGVVRAVHAHDTDSVEVELTPTYTGCPAIEAMSLDIERALRAHGVQDVTVRTVLAPAWSTDDITPEGRRKLEEFGIAPPRVQRTAGPVPLPLGATRTLTAPPVHCPHCGCADTELLSRFSSTACKALRRCLACREPFDHFKEL
- a CDS encoding 2Fe-2S iron-sulfur cluster-binding protein, giving the protein MARFHALPVAAVDRLTDDSVALTFTVPPELAEEYRHAAGQHLALRRRADGTEIRRTYSICSPAPGDEAPRQLRVGVRLVEGGAFSTYALKEINVGDEVEVMTPAGRFTLAPAPGLYAAIVGGSGITPVLSIVSTLLAREPKARFCLIRSDRTAASTMFLDEVADLKDRYPERFQLVTVLSREEQQAGLPSGRLDRERLTGLLPALLPVADVAGWFLCGPFGLVQGAERALKDLGVPRARIHEEIFHVDAGTPTAPTAPTPAHSTVTARLDGRGGTWPVQDGESLLETVLRNRPDAPYACKGGVCGTCRAFLVAGEVRMDRNFALEPEETEAGYVLACQSHPATEKVELDFDR